Proteins co-encoded in one candidate division KSB1 bacterium genomic window:
- the tnpA gene encoding IS200/IS605 family transposase, producing MANTYTQIYIHVVFAVQGRQNLLQPEHKEELHKYITGIVRNRGQKLIAINSMPDHVHLLIGLKPSIALSDLVRDIKAASSGFINEKKWVRGRFNWQEGFGAFSYSHSQVDRVVKYINTQEQHHTRKSFKAEYLELLKKFEIEYDEKYVFDWIAAGVGRSSGA from the coding sequence ATGGCCAACACCTACACCCAAATCTACATTCATGTGGTCTTTGCCGTACAAGGCCGGCAGAATCTTCTCCAACCGGAACATAAGGAAGAGCTGCATAAATACATCACTGGCATTGTACGCAACCGAGGCCAAAAACTCATCGCCATCAACAGCATGCCCGATCATGTCCACCTGCTCATTGGCTTGAAGCCCAGCATCGCCTTGTCGGATCTGGTACGTGACATCAAGGCAGCCTCCTCCGGATTTATCAACGAGAAGAAATGGGTGCGAGGCCGCTTCAACTGGCAGGAAGGCTTCGGTGCATTTTCCTACAGCCATTCGCAGGTGGATCGGGTGGTGAAATACATCAACACCCAGGAGCAACATCACACCAGGAAATCATTCAAAGCCGAATACCTGGAATTGCTCAAAAAATTTGAAATCGAGTATGACGAGAAATATGTGTTTGATTGGATCGCCGCGGGCGTGGGCCGCTCCTCCGGAGCTTGA